A stretch of Candidatus Atribacteria bacterium ADurb.Bin276 DNA encodes these proteins:
- the proB gene encoding Glutamate 5-kinase, which translates to MKPIKPLPNDHFNKPMKRIDFIENSRVVVIKVGSSLLVKNFVLEIPRLEELARNIHQLRQSGKKVILVTSGAMACGMSRLGLKRKRNDIPFKQAMAAVGQGILMQNYCQVFSRIGIPVAQILLAPEDVHNRHKYLNARNTFQTILDFNVLPIVNENDTVAIAELKFGDNDRLSALVASLINAQLLIILSDIEGLFTSDPKKNSEAILIKEVERIDDKIERMAGREGSNISTGGMKSKIMASRMATFSGIGVILALGKDFSIIQRIFAGDEVGTFFYPQTKVLKNRKRWIAFGMMTRGRVIIDEGAYFALMRNKSLLPAGIKGVEGVFDSGDCIEVVNEEGQSVAKGLVNFSSTELKKIRGLHTTELQEVFFDQEINTEVIHVDNLVLFNREEKDNG; encoded by the coding sequence TTGAAGCCCATAAAACCACTTCCAAATGATCATTTTAATAAACCGATGAAGCGAATTGATTTTATTGAAAACAGCCGGGTGGTCGTTATAAAAGTCGGGAGTTCATTGTTGGTTAAAAATTTTGTTTTAGAAATTCCCCGATTAGAGGAATTAGCTCGAAACATTCATCAACTCCGTCAAAGTGGTAAAAAAGTCATTTTAGTGACATCAGGTGCTATGGCTTGTGGAATGAGTCGTTTAGGGTTGAAACGAAAAAGAAACGATATCCCGTTCAAACAAGCAATGGCAGCAGTAGGCCAAGGTATTCTTATGCAGAATTATTGCCAGGTATTTTCTCGAATTGGTATTCCAGTTGCCCAGATATTGTTAGCACCGGAAGACGTTCATAATCGACATAAATATCTCAATGCCCGTAATACCTTTCAAACCATTCTCGATTTCAATGTTTTGCCGATTGTTAACGAAAACGACACCGTTGCCATAGCAGAATTAAAATTTGGTGATAATGATCGCCTATCAGCCTTGGTGGCTTCACTAATCAATGCCCAGCTTCTTATCATCCTTTCTGACATTGAGGGACTGTTTACCTCTGATCCCAAAAAAAACTCCGAAGCTATCCTCATAAAAGAAGTTGAGAGGATAGATGATAAAATTGAAAGGATGGCTGGCCGGGAGGGGAGCAATATTTCAACTGGTGGGATGAAAAGTAAAATTATGGCTAGTCGTATGGCGACCTTTTCGGGTATTGGGGTCATCTTGGCTTTGGGGAAGGATTTTTCTATTATTCAAAGAATATTTGCTGGCGATGAAGTTGGAACTTTCTTTTACCCTCAGACCAAGGTCCTCAAAAACCGGAAGCGTTGGATTGCCTTTGGAATGATGACCCGAGGTCGGGTTATCATCGATGAGGGTGCTTATTTCGCTTTAATGAGAAATAAAAGCTTATTACCAGCAGGGATCAAGGGAGTAGAAGGCGTTTTTGATTCAGGTGACTGCATTGAAGTTGTCAATGAAGAAGGTCAATCGGTTGCCAAGGGTTTGGTGAACTTTTCATCGACAGAGTTAAAGAAAATCCGTGGTTTACATACTACTGAGTTACAGGAAGTTTTTTTTGATCAAGAGATAAATACTGAAGTGATTCATGTTGATAACTTAGTGTTATTCAATCGGGAGGAGAAAGACAATGGCTGA
- the nadD gene encoding putative nicotinate-nucleotide adenylyltransferase → MKKGIMGGTFDPIHLGHLVTAEEVRDYFHLDEVVFVPSARPPHKVGQVITSPEHRYLMVVLATITNPYFRVSRVELERVGPSYAVDTLRYFREFWGDESEIYFITGADAFAQISSWNNPEELFRLCTFVAATRPGYKMVSMEEKYRQKVKMIEVSALAIASSEIRRRVKKGESIKYLVPEAVENYIKKNGLYVNE, encoded by the coding sequence ATGAAAAAAGGTATTATGGGTGGTACTTTTGATCCGATCCACTTGGGACATTTAGTTACTGCCGAAGAAGTGAGAGATTATTTTCATTTAGACGAGGTGGTTTTTGTTCCTTCAGCACGACCACCCCATAAGGTTGGACAAGTGATAACCAGTCCCGAGCATCGGTATTTAATGGTGGTATTGGCGACTATTACCAATCCCTATTTTCGAGTTTCCCGAGTGGAGTTGGAACGGGTTGGACCTTCCTATGCAGTTGATACACTGCGATATTTTCGTGAATTTTGGGGAGATGAAAGTGAAATCTATTTTATCACCGGAGCCGATGCTTTTGCACAGATTTCAAGCTGGAACAATCCTGAAGAGCTTTTCCGATTATGTACCTTTGTGGCAGCAACTCGACCTGGCTATAAAATGGTGAGTATGGAAGAGAAATATCGACAAAAGGTGAAAATGATCGAAGTATCTGCTCTGGCCATTGCCTCGTCGGAAATTCGGCGACGGGTCAAAAAGGGAGAATCAATTAAATATTTGGTTCCCGAAGCCGTTGAAAACTATATTAAAAAAAACGGGCTTTATGTCAATGAATGA
- the proA gene encoding Gamma-glutamyl phosphate reductase: MAEDMKVQVQKAKKAAQLLATVSTQKKNDFLGDLAQRLEGEQSRIEQENQKDVKIAVENNMKSGFIDRLILNKKRIQGMADGLRQVAALADPVGEVISGWKRPNGLMVTKVRVPLGVLAIIYEARPNVTIDSIGLGIKSGNSLVLRGSSSTLNSNRLLILLARESLRQYSLPEDSVQLIESTSHDDIAQLLALREYIDVAIPRGGAGLIHNVVTHSQVPVIETGVGNCHVYVDKEADLGMAERIVMNAKIQRPSVCNAVETLLIHQDIAKIFLPQVSMSLKKAGVEIRGCEQARQILPDLIPATEDDWKTEYLDLILAVKVVKTLNEAIEHINTYGTRHSESIITENYSNAKNFMEKVDSAAVYVNASTRFTDGEQFGLGAEIGISTQKIHARGPMGLQELTTIKYVVYGTGQIRNA; this comes from the coding sequence ATGGCTGAAGATATGAAGGTTCAGGTTCAGAAAGCAAAAAAGGCTGCTCAGTTGCTGGCGACGGTTTCAACCCAGAAAAAAAATGATTTTCTTGGGGATCTGGCTCAACGTTTAGAAGGAGAACAATCTCGGATTGAGCAGGAAAACCAAAAAGATGTAAAAATTGCTGTAGAAAACAATATGAAATCCGGGTTCATTGATCGTTTAATCCTCAATAAAAAAAGAATTCAAGGAATGGCAGATGGTTTAAGACAAGTAGCAGCTCTTGCTGATCCGGTTGGGGAAGTTATTTCAGGCTGGAAGAGGCCGAATGGTTTAATGGTAACCAAAGTGAGAGTTCCACTGGGAGTCTTGGCGATTATTTATGAAGCTCGACCCAATGTGACCATCGATAGCATTGGATTAGGAATAAAATCTGGGAATTCCTTAGTTTTAAGAGGAAGTAGTTCCACCCTCAATTCGAACCGATTGCTAATCCTTTTAGCCCGCGAATCTCTCCGTCAATATTCTCTTCCTGAAGATTCGGTTCAGCTCATTGAAAGTACCAGTCACGATGACATTGCTCAGCTGTTGGCCCTGAGAGAGTATATTGATGTAGCGATCCCCCGAGGAGGTGCTGGTTTGATTCATAACGTTGTGACTCATTCTCAAGTGCCGGTTATTGAAACCGGTGTTGGGAATTGTCATGTTTATGTTGATAAAGAAGCCGATTTAGGGATGGCAGAAAGGATTGTTATGAACGCGAAAATCCAACGACCGAGTGTTTGTAATGCTGTAGAAACATTATTAATTCACCAGGATATTGCCAAAATATTTCTACCCCAAGTCTCTATGTCTCTCAAAAAAGCTGGAGTTGAAATTCGAGGCTGTGAGCAAGCTCGTCAAATTCTTCCTGATTTGATTCCGGCGACCGAGGATGATTGGAAAACCGAGTATCTCGACTTGATTTTAGCGGTTAAGGTAGTTAAAACTCTAAATGAAGCCATCGAGCACATCAATACTTATGGAACCCGCCATTCTGAATCAATAATTACCGAAAATTATTCGAATGCCAAGAATTTTATGGAGAAGGTTGACTCAGCAGCGGTTTATGTCAATGCTTCAACTCGTTTTACCGATGGAGAGCAATTTGGTCTGGGAGCAGAAATAGGTATTAGTACTCAGAAAATTCATGCCCGGGGACCCATGGGATTGCAAGAATTAACCACAATAAAATACGTGGTTTATGGAACCGGGCAGATTCGGAACGCTTAA